The window GTCGCCGCCGTGGTCCCAGCTGTCGTTGGAGCTGGAGCCGGAGCCGGGGTCGGCACCGGTGGGGTTGCAAGGGCCCATGCCATTCTGCTTGGAGTTGTAGCTCACCAGATCGTTGAGGGTGAAGCCGTCGTGGGCGGTGACGAAGTTGATGGACTCCTCGGGCAGCCCGAAGCCGCTCCAGGTGCCGGTGATGGAGGATCCCAGATCGCCAACCTCGTCGCTGTCGCCTTTGACGAAGCGGCGCAGGTTGTCGCGCCAGAAGCCGTTCCACTCCGACCAGTCGGAAGGGAATTGGCCGACGCCGTAACCGGAGGTATCCCACGCTTCCGCCACCATCTTGACGTCCTCGTCGACGCCCAGCTGGGCGATGTCCTGGAGGATCTGGGCGCTGGAGCTGAACACCCGGCCGTCGCTGCCCTCGCGGCCGACGGTGTAGGCGAGGTCGAAGCGGAAGCCGTCGACTCCCATTTCCTCGATCCAATAGGTCAGGCTGTCGAGGATCAGGTTCTGCACCGCCGTGCGGCTGGCGTTGAGGTTGTTGCCGGTGCCGGTGGATTCCCAATAGCAGGTCTTGTCGTCCGCCAGGGTGTAGTAGTTCTGGTTGTCCAGGCCGCGGAAGCTGTAGTACTTCACTGGCGAGCCGGAACAGCCGCCGCCCTCGCCGGTGTGGTTGTAGACCACGTCCAGCCAGACCTCGATGCCCTCGTCGTGGAGCGCTCGCACCATGTCCTTGAACTCGTCCACCTGACGACCGTCGGTGTAGGAACAGCTGGTGACATCGGTGCACAGATACTCGCGGTTGGGGGCGAAGAATTGGTTGGTCATGTAGCCCCAATAATTCACCCGGTCGGCGGTGGCGCCCTGGCTGGTGATGGGGTCGTCGAATTGGTTGTACTCGTGGATCGGCAGCAGCTCCACCGCCGTCACCCCCAGGTCCGCCAGATAGGACGCCTTGGCGGCGAATCCGTCGTAGGTGCCCTGGATGGAGCTACTCAGGGCGTCGTCCCCCTTGCTGAAGCCCCGCAGATGGACCTCGTAGACGACGGAATCTTTGATGTCGACGTCCGGTCGTACGTCGCCGGACCAGTCGTAGTCGTCGTCGATGACGATGGACTTGGGCATGTCGCCGGCGGAGTCGACGAAGGCGTAGGTGTCGGTGCCGCCGAGAACGGTGGAGGAGTAGTGGTACTCCATGGTGGAGGGGTCCTGCACTCGCACGACCTCGCCGGTGACCGCCTTGGCGTAGGGATCCATGAGCAACTTGTTCGGGTTGAAGCGGTTGCCGGAGCTGTCCGCGTGGGTGACGAAGCCGGTGTCCGAGGCCTTGGCGGTGCCCGGGGTCCAACCGCTCATGTAGCCCCAGTTGGGGCCCCAGGCACGGTAGCCGTAAAGAGTGCCGGCACCGGCGCCGGAGACCGTGACGGTCCAGATGTGGTTGGTGGTGTCGGTCTTGGTCATCACGTGGGTGGAGCTAGGGGAGGAGGCCGTGGGAGTGGAGAAGATCCACAGCTCGATGCGGGTGGCATGTTCGGAGAAGACGGCGAATTCCACGCCACCGGTGACCAGAGTGGCCCCCAGGGGCGTCTGGGCCATCGCCGGCTGAGCGAGGCCGAGGAGGGGGAGGAGGAGCGCTACCAGGGCAAAGGCCGGGGCGCGCCAGGACGAGAAGGACGGATTCATGACGGAAATCTCCGTGAAGTTAAGCGCTGCCGGGTGGCGAGCGAGATACGCGAGTCCCACCGGGAACGGTCCAGGATTGGAGACGCACCCATGGGGGGCGCGTAGCCGTTCCAGAATATGCTGTGATGGGACCCTTAAGAGAGTCTTAAATCTACCAGTGCCGCAGGGCGTTGGCAAATGCCAGCGAGAGCGGCTACTTGCCGGAGCGCCAGCGCTCCACCCGCTGCGTGCCGTACTCCCGCAGGCTCACCGGAATGCGGCGGCGGATGAGGATCTCGTCCGGGGTGTGCTCGACCTGCAGGGCGGAGAAGCGGACGCCTTGGGCCTTGACCTCCCGGGCGGTGGTGGCGAAGGTGGGATCGTGGACGTCGCTGGGGCGAACTTCCTTGACTCCGGGCATCTGGCACATGAAGAGCACTTCCGCGCGCACCTTGGGGGCGAGCACTGCGGCGAGCTCACGCAGGTGGCTGGTGGCGCGGGCGGAGACGCTGTCGGGGAAGTAGGCGCGGCGGTCGGGGTAGAGGAGGTGGCAGTTCTTGACCTCCAGATAGAGCTCCCCGCGGCGTCCTTGCAGCCAAAAGTCTACCCGTGAATTCTCGCCGTAGGGCCTCTCCGGCCGCACCTCGGTGAAGTGGGAGAGCCAGGGCAGCCGATTCTCTTCCAGTAGCTGCCGCATGAGGCGATTGGGAAAGCCGGTGTTGGCGCCGTAGAGGATGCCGTCCGCTTCCACCAGCTCCCAGGTGAAGGCCAGCTTGCGCTTGGGATTGTTCGCGCGGCTCAGCCAGACCCGGTTGCCGGGGGCGGTGAGCCCTTCCATGGCGCCGGTGTTGACGCAGTGGGCCGTCACCACTTCGCCGCCGGCCAGCTCCACGTCTGCCAAGAAGCGTTTGTAGCGCTGGCGCAGGACTCCTTCGATCAGGGGCTCGGGGCGGGGAATGCGGTGCAGCACGGTGATCGGGCTCGTGGATGGGATCGGGTAGGTCTCGGGAACCGCCGCACCTTACCATCGTCGGCTTCCGCAGCCGCTGGCCTGTGGAGAGCCGCTCCAAGCATGCTTCGGCGAGAGATTGGGTGATCGGTCTTTGCGACTTTTCGTGGCTTAGCCGTGACGGTCTCCTGACGCCTGTGGGCGACAATTCCGCGCATTCCAGACCACGAGTCGACGCGAGACGGAAGCCGATGCTAGAATTCCTTTAAAGGTAATTCATGCTGGGCTAAGTGCCTAAAAAAAGACAAGGAGGCCGTAATGTGCCTAGGTAGAAGAGCGTATGAATGTCTTTTAGTGCTCTTGTTTATATTGCTGTGCGTAAATCCGGCTGTGGCGGAGCTGCAGTCGTCTGGATATGGGGTGGTGACAGACTCGAGCTCGGGATTGGTCTGGATGGAGGACGGCTCCTACGTCGTCACCTCCGGACTCAGCCATAGCGTGGTCTTGTCGCGGGTGCAGGCGTTGAGGGTCCTGCAGGAGCTCAACTCCGGTGCGGTGGACAATCTTGGTTTCAGCGATTGGCGGCTGCCCACCCGCAACGAGGTGGATCGTCTTTTCCTGCGAGAGGGAGAGGCGCTGGCGGGCATGCTGGGCACCGATCCCATCGCTCTGCTGGAAGCGCTGATCAGTCCCGCTGAGCGGAGTCGTGGCGGCGCCGGGACTGCGGATGAGCGGGTGCTGGTGTGGCCGGTGCGCGGTGAGGCCATCGAAGCGGGCTTCGATCAGGTGGTGATCTTCGCCACCAACAGCGTCCGCATCAAGAATCGGGGGGCGGTGCTCAGCGGCGAGGTGGTGGTCAACGACGCTAGCGCCGGACCGACCCTGATGGACAACTATGAGCTCGGCATGGACCCGCGCTCCGCCGTCGTCGGCGACGTCACCGCCGACAGCGTGTGGCTGAAGAATCGCTCCACGGTGGGCGGTGATGTTTCGTACAACGACCTCAGGAACCAGGGAACGGTGGGTGGATCCCTGGTGACCCCTCTCAGCCTTCCCGTCTTCAGCATGTTGCCGCAATTCTTCGCCCAGGCCGCCGGATCGACTCCGGTGTCCGTTCCCGCCAATGGCTTTACCGTGTTGCCCGCGGGCGATTACGGTGCGGTGTCTGTAGGTAAGGATGGAGTGCTCGTGCTTTCCGGTGGCACCTACAACGTTGCGTCCGTCAGTCTCGACAAGGACGCCCATATGCTCTTCGCCGCCGCCGGTGAGGTGCGCGTCGAAGGCCGCTTCGCCAGCGGCAAGGACGCGGTGGTGGGGCCCGAGGCGGGCTCCGGCGTCGCCGCCCAGGAGCTAGTGCTCTACGTCGCCGGTATCAATGGTGCCGACGGTGCCCTCGACTCGACGCCTCTGGCCGCCGAGGTGGGCCACAGCAACGATGTGGATGTGAACTTCTATGTTCCCAACGGCACCTTGCGACTCGGCCACTCCACCGATGCCGTCGGCGCCTTCCTGGCCCGCGACGTGCTGGTGGAGAACCAAGCCCAGGTCTCTCTGGACAGCTTTTTCTTCAACCGCCCTCCCGTGGCTGGCGATGACAGCGCCACGGTGGACGAGGGCGGGACCGTGGACGTGCTGGACTCCGGCGAATCGTCGGTGCTGGCCAACGATAGCGATCCCAACGGCGATCCGCTGACGGTGACCACGGTGCCGGTGAGCGGCCCGGACCATGGCGCGCTGACCTTGGGTGCCGACGGCACCTTCAGCTACACCCACGACGGTAGCGAGACGACGGAGGACAGCTTCGTTTACGAGGTGTGCGACGACGGCGTTCCCCAGGAGTGCGACACCGCCACGGTGTCCATCACGGTGGTGCCGGTGAACGATCCGCCGGTGGCGGAGGACGACAGCGCCACCGTGCGCCAGGACGAGACGGTGAGCGTTCTCGATTCCGGCGAGTCCTCGGTGCTGGCCAACGACAGCGACGTCGACAGCACCAACTTGACGGTGAACACGACCCCGGTGAGTGGTCCCGACCACGGTGCGCTCACCCTCAATGCCGACGGCACCTTCAGCTATACCCAGGACGGTAGCGAGACGACGGAGGACAGCTTCGTCTACGAGGTGTGCGACGACGGCACGCCCCAGGAGTGCGATACGGCGACGGTGTTCATCGACATCGAGCTGCCCTTCCCGCTCACCGTTTCGACCTTCGGCCTCGGCTCCGGGACCGTCACCAGCAGCCCGGCGGGCATCGACTGTGGCGCCACCTGCACCGCCGACTTCTTCGATGGCACGGTGGTGACCCTCACCGCTACTCCCGCCGGGACCTCGGTCTTCAGCGGCTTCGGCGGCGATGCGGATTGCGCTGATGGCGTGGTCACCATGGATGCCGCCAAGAGCTGCACCGCCCGCTTCGACGCCTCCTCCGTTCCCGTCATCCTGACGGTGAGCCTGGCCGGCGACGGCGAGGGCACGGTGAGCAGCAGCCCGGCGGGCATCGACTGCGGCACCACCTGCACCGCCGGCTTCCCCAACCCGACGCGGGTCGATCTCACCGCCACTCCGGCGCCGGGTTCGTCCTTCGTCGGTTTCAGCGGGGACGCGGATTGCGCCGACGGCATCATCCGGCTCACCGCCGACGTCACCTGCGTGGCGACCTTCGAGCAGCAGCCGGCTCAGCTGACGGTGTCCAAGACCGGTCTCGGCACCGGGACCGTCACCAGCAGCCCGGCGGGTATCGACTGCGGTGCCACCTGCAGCGCTACCTTCCCCGGCGGCACCGGTTCGGTGACCCTCACCGCGACGCCGGACGCCGGTTCGGTCTTCGGCGGCTTCAGCGGCGACGCGGATTGTGCCGACGGCGTGGTGACGCCGGACGTCGACAAGAGCTGCTTCGCGCGCTTCAACCTCGAGTCGGTGGACGCCACCGTGACTGTTTCCCTCACCGGCAGCGGCAGCGGTCAGGTGTTTAGCGATCCCTCGGGCATCAGCTGTCCGGGAACCTGCTCCGCCGACTATCCGGTACCCACTCAGGTCTTCCTCACCGCGGTGGCGGATCCGGGCTCGGTCTTCATCGGCTTCGGCGGCGATGCGGACTGCGAGGACGGCACGCTGCGGGTGAGCTCCAGCGTCAGCTGCACGGCGGAGTTCGAGGCCGCTCCCTCCACCTTCACCCTCACCATCCTCTTCATCGGAGGCGGTGACGGGCAGGTGGTGACCAATCCCCCGGACCTCTTCTGCACCGGCGATTGCAGTGGTGACTTCGAGGCCGGCTCCACCGTGGGCATCAACGCCCGGCCTTCCGGCGGCTCCTTCGGTGGCTGGGGCGGTGACTGCAGTGGCAGTGGCTTCAGCACCTCGGTGTTGATGGACGCGGACAAGACCTGCACGGTGACGTTTACTCCGTGATCATTGGGTACTCCGTGACGATCTGCTAGCCGAACCATCGGCTACCAGAACGATCTGAAACCCGGTCGGGTGCTGCGGCGCTCGGCCGGGTTTGCTGCTTATTGGGAGAGCCTGGAGGAATAGTCCCGCCCCGGGATCAATCCCGGGGCTACCCAGGGCACCGCCGGATGAATCCGGCTCCCAGAACCTGCTTCACCACATCCTCCCTCAGGAGCCGGCGTAGCTGGCGGAAACTGAGTAGCCCGGGGATTGGATCCCCGGGCGGAGGTGCCGAGACCACTATCCCTACCTATTGCCCTCGCCCTCTCCGTCACCGCGTTCGCGGGAGTGACGAAATTTAAGGTGCTCGCAAGTCGGGAGCGGTAGCCCTCAAACCGAGCAAATTTCAACTCAGGGTGAGGTTCTTGCTAGGCTTGCCTTTGGCTGAGACTTTCAAATCGGTCCCCCGAAACCATCCACAAATCTACCGACAAGACCTGCTCCATTTCCCCTTCCGCCGCCAACACAGGACTCCACGTCATGCAAAAGAACTCGACGCTGAGAAAACTCCCCCAGCTCTTCGGCCTCGGCCTTCTTGCCCTTGCGGTCTCTCTGGCCCTTGGGTCCTCTCCGGCCTTCGCCGCCTCCTTCCCCTGCTCTCCCTGCGCTGGTGTGGTCGTGGATGACCCCACCCAGGTCCTGAGCTCCCTGGAGGCCGAGCCCCGTCTCGACGAGGAGGCCCGCTTCTTTGTCGCCTGGCCGGTGTCTCTCGATGGGGAAGAAGGTTCCGTGGACAGCGCTCGGGCAGCCTTCGGGCCCCTGCGCCAGGCCGGCGCGCAGCCCTGGGTGCAGGCGATCTTCCGCACTCCCCAGCCCGTCGGCGAGCACCTGGATCGGCTGGAGGCCGAGTTGCAGCAGCTGGCGGCCCTAGTGAAGGGAGAAGTGCAAGGAGAGGCGCAGCCGCTCTACGTGCAGGCGGTGTGGCGGCCCGAGGGCATCGCCGCCGAGGAGGTGACGGCGCGGGATCTCGCCTTCCTGATCAAGCGGGCCGCAGTGGCGGTGACCGGTGCCGCTCCCGAAGCGTCTTTCGTTGCCGGGCCTCTGAACACCGACGAGGCCTTCCTGAACGAGCTCTACGGCCAGGAAGTGGCGGCCTATCTCGACGTCGTGGCCATCGAGCCCGGCGAGGGCGTGGCGGCGGCGGCGCTGACCCTGGCCCAGCTCGATCCGGGCAAACCCGTGGCCGTCGACGCCCTGAGCTGGCCGGCGCCGGCGGAGGCCGCTCTGGCGCGGGCCGCCGAGGCGAAGGTGGCCGGTGCTTCGGTGGCGCTCTTTGAGCTGCCGGCGGTAGAGGCCGACTCGTCCAGCAGCGACCTGGGGCCGCTCAAGGTGCTGGCGCGGGAATTTCAGGGAGATCTCTCTTACTCCGAGTACGGCTCCCCCAGCGGCGCAGCCGGGGGCTGGGCCTTCGTCCGCGGCGAGGATCTGGCGCTGCGGGTGATCGTGGAGAAACCCGCCGGCAGCGAGTCGGTGGATCTACTCTTTGGCGACGATCAGCTGCGGCGGCCGAGCCGAGTGGATCTCGCCACCGGCGAGGAGGAGGCGCTCTTCGGTCAGCGGCGCACCGCCGACGGCCTGCTCCTGACCATCGACGATCCCGCTCCAGTGGCGGTGCTGCGCCTCGAGCGGGCCACTGCCGAGGAGCTGGAAGGAGTGGCGGAGCGGCTGGAGGTAGAGGACGAGCGCCAGATGCCGGTGGAGGAGATCCTGCGCCGGCTGCAGGCCTTCGAGGACGCCCAGGCGCGGCGTTTGGACCACTACCAGGCCACCAACACCCTGCACCTGCGCTTTCAAGTCAGCCAGGGCAGCCTCGAGGCCTCCTACGCCGGCGAGTTCTTCTTCCGCCGGGACGAGGGCTTCGACTGGGTGTGGGACGAGTTCTACATCGACGGCGTGCGCTGGAAGTCGAAG of the Acidobacteriota bacterium genome contains:
- a CDS encoding carbohydrate-binding module family 20 domain-containing protein, with product MNPSFSSWRAPAFALVALLLPLLGLAQPAMAQTPLGATLVTGGVEFAVFSEHATRIELWIFSTPTASSPSSTHVMTKTDTTNHIWTVTVSGAGAGTLYGYRAWGPNWGYMSGWTPGTAKASDTGFVTHADSSGNRFNPNKLLMDPYAKAVTGEVVRVQDPSTMEYHYSSTVLGGTDTYAFVDSAGDMPKSIVIDDDYDWSGDVRPDVDIKDSVVYEVHLRGFSKGDDALSSSIQGTYDGFAAKASYLADLGVTAVELLPIHEYNQFDDPITSQGATADRVNYWGYMTNQFFAPNREYLCTDVTSCSYTDGRQVDEFKDMVRALHDEGIEVWLDVVYNHTGEGGGCSGSPVKYYSFRGLDNQNYYTLADDKTCYWESTGTGNNLNASRTAVQNLILDSLTYWIEEMGVDGFRFDLAYTVGREGSDGRVFSSSAQILQDIAQLGVDEDVKMVAEAWDTSGYGVGQFPSDWSEWNGFWRDNLRRFVKGDSDEVGDLGSSITGTWSGFGLPEESINFVTAHDGFTLNDLVSYNSKQNGMGPCNPTGADPGSGSSSNDSWDHGGDEVLQRRQIRNFASHLLLHHGVPMILAGDEFRNSQSGNNNGYMADNDCGWLDWDDLDTHYKTYEVFRRLIDLRKDHPGLRRAAAIGGSDHDSDGYKDLTWHGTSPDTPDWSSTSRTLAYLIDGSSSETGGSSDAPDLYVAFNSYWSDLTFTLPTAPNSKCWFLVADTADWAEGTGNVYYDPDVTSWSNQPLWKVTTSTWGLQARSTLVLAARSCSDAQPTRVDFTVYGYSTSMGEDLYVVGNVAELGNWDTDKAVKLNYVNSNQWTGPVFFTDSQGSSIQYKFIRINSSGAVLWEGGSNRSYSVPSSGNTSTSGTWQ
- the sfsA gene encoding DNA/RNA nuclease SfsA, with the protein product MLHRIPRPEPLIEGVLRQRYKRFLADVELAGGEVVTAHCVNTGAMEGLTAPGNRVWLSRANNPKRKLAFTWELVEADGILYGANTGFPNRLMRQLLEENRLPWLSHFTEVRPERPYGENSRVDFWLQGRRGELYLEVKNCHLLYPDRRAYFPDSVSARATSHLRELAAVLAPKVRAEVLFMCQMPGVKEVRPSDVHDPTFATTAREVKAQGVRFSALQVEHTPDEILIRRRIPVSLREYGTQRVERWRSGK
- a CDS encoding Ig-like domain-containing protein, coding for MTDSSSGLVWMEDGSYVVTSGLSHSVVLSRVQALRVLQELNSGAVDNLGFSDWRLPTRNEVDRLFLREGEALAGMLGTDPIALLEALISPAERSRGGAGTADERVLVWPVRGEAIEAGFDQVVIFATNSVRIKNRGAVLSGEVVVNDASAGPTLMDNYELGMDPRSAVVGDVTADSVWLKNRSTVGGDVSYNDLRNQGTVGGSLVTPLSLPVFSMLPQFFAQAAGSTPVSVPANGFTVLPAGDYGAVSVGKDGVLVLSGGTYNVASVSLDKDAHMLFAAAGEVRVEGRFASGKDAVVGPEAGSGVAAQELVLYVAGINGADGALDSTPLAAEVGHSNDVDVNFYVPNGTLRLGHSTDAVGAFLARDVLVENQAQVSLDSFFFNRPPVAGDDSATVDEGGTVDVLDSGESSVLANDSDPNGDPLTVTTVPVSGPDHGALTLGADGTFSYTHDGSETTEDSFVYEVCDDGVPQECDTATVSITVVPVNDPPVAEDDSATVRQDETVSVLDSGESSVLANDSDVDSTNLTVNTTPVSGPDHGALTLNADGTFSYTQDGSETTEDSFVYEVCDDGTPQECDTATVFIDIELPFPLTVSTFGLGSGTVTSSPAGIDCGATCTADFFDGTVVTLTATPAGTSVFSGFGGDADCADGVVTMDAAKSCTARFDASSVPVILTVSLAGDGEGTVSSSPAGIDCGTTCTAGFPNPTRVDLTATPAPGSSFVGFSGDADCADGIIRLTADVTCVATFEQQPAQLTVSKTGLGTGTVTSSPAGIDCGATCSATFPGGTGSVTLTATPDAGSVFGGFSGDADCADGVVTPDVDKSCFARFNLESVDATVTVSLTGSGSGQVFSDPSGISCPGTCSADYPVPTQVFLTAVADPGSVFIGFGGDADCEDGTLRVSSSVSCTAEFEAAPSTFTLTILFIGGGDGQVVTNPPDLFCTGDCSGDFEAGSTVGINARPSGGSFGGWGGDCSGSGFSTSVLMDADKTCTVTFTP